One segment of Pan paniscus chromosome 20, NHGRI_mPanPan1-v2.0_pri, whole genome shotgun sequence DNA contains the following:
- the ATP5F1D gene encoding ATP synthase subunit delta, mitochondrial yields MLPAALLRRPGLGRLVRHARAYAEAAAAPAAASGPNQMSFTFASPTQVFFNGANVRQVDVPTLTGAFGILAAHVPTLQVLRPGLVVVHAEDGTTSKYFVSSGSIAVNADSSVQLLAEEAVTLDMLDLGAAKANLEKAQAELVGTADEATRAEIQIRIEANEALVKALE; encoded by the exons ATGCTGCCCGCCGCGCTGCTCCGCCGCCCGGGACTTGGCCGCCTCGTCCGCCACGCCCGTGCCTATGCCGAGGCCGCCGCCGCCCCGGCTGCCGCCTCTGGCCCCAACCAGATGTCCTTCACCTTCGCCTCTCCCACGCAG GTGTTCTTCAACGGTGCCAACGTCCGGCAGGTGGACGTGCCCACGCTGACCGGAGCCTTCGGCATCCTGGCGGCCCACGTGCCCACGCTGCAGGTCCTGCGGCCGGGGCTGGTCGTGGTGCATGCAGAGGACGGCACCACCTCCAAATACTTTG TGAGCAGCGGTTCCATCGCAGTGAACGCCGACTCTTCGGTGCAGTTGTTGGCCGAAGAGGCCGTGACGCTGGACATGTTGGACCTGGGG GCAGCCAAGGCGAACTTGGAGAAGGCCCAGGCGGAGCTGGTGGGGACAGCGGACGAGGCCACGCGGGCAGAGATCCAGATTCGAATCGAGGCCAACGAGGCCCTGGTGAAGGCCCTGGAGTAG
- the MIDN gene encoding midnolin isoform X4 has protein sequence MEPQPGGARSCRRGAPGGACELGPAAEAAPMSLAIHSTTGTRYDLAVPPDETVEGLRKRLSQRLKVPKERLALLHKDTRLSSGKLQEFGVGDGSKLTLVPTVEAGLMSQASRPEQSVMQALESLTETQVSDFLSGRSPLTLALRVGDHMMFVQLQLAAQHAPLQHRHVLAAAAAAAAARGDPSIASPVSSPCRPVSSAARVPPVPTSPSPASPSPITAGSFRSHAASTTCPEQMDCSPTASSSASPGASTTSTPGASPAPRSRKPGAVIESFVNHAPGVFSGTFSGTLHPNCQDSSGRPRRDIGTILQILNDLLSATRHYQGMPPSLAQLRCHAQCSPASPAPDLAPRTTSCEKLTAAPSASLLQGQSQIRMCKPPGDRLRQTENRATRCKVERLQLLLQQKRLRRKARRDARGPYHWSPSRKAGRSDSSSSGGGGSPSEASGLGLDFEDSVWKPEVNPDIKSEFVVA, from the exons ATGGAGCCGCAGCCCGGCGGCGCCCGGAGCTGCCGGCGCGGGGCCCCCGGCGGCGCCTGCGAGCTGGGCCCGGCGGCCGAGGCGGCGCCCATGAGCCTGGCCATCCACAGCACCACGGGCACCCGCTACGACCTGGCCGTGCCGCCCGACGAGACGGTGGAGGGGCTGCGCAAGCGGTTGTCCCAGCGCCTCAAAGTGCCCAAGGAGCGCCTGGCTCTTCTCCACAAAGACAC CCGGCTCAGTTCGGGGAAGCTGCAGGAGTTCGGCGTGGGTGATGGCAGCAAGCTGACCTTGGTACCCACCGTGGAAGCGGGCCTCATG TCTCAGGCCTCAAGGCCGGAACAGTCCGTGATGCAAGCCCTCGAGAGTCTCACGGAGACGCAG GTCAGTGACTTCCTGTCGGGCCGTTCGCCACTGACACTGGCCTTGCGTGTGGGCGACCACATGATGTTCGTGCAGCTGCAGCTCGCGGCCCAGCACGCTCCACTGCAACACCGCCATGTGCTGgccgccgcggccgccgccgctgctgcgcGGGGGGACCCCAGCATAGCCTCCCCCGTGTCCTCGCCCTGCCGGCCGGTGTCCAGTGCCGCCCGAGTCCCCCCGGTGCCCACCAGCCCGTCCCCTGCATCTCCCTCGCCCATCACAGCCGGCTCCTTCCGGTCCCACGCAGCCTCCACCACCTGCCCGGAG CAGATGGACTGCTCCCCCACGGCCAGCAGCAGTGCCAGTCCTGGTGCCAGCACCACGTCTACCCCAGGGGCCAGCCCTGCCCCCCGCTCCCGAAAACCCGGCGCCGTCATCGAGAGCTTTGTGAATCACGCCCCGGGGGTCTTCTCAGGGACCTTCTCTG GCACGCTACACCCCAACTGCCAAGACAGCAGCGGGCGGCCGCGGCGTGACATCGGCACCATCCTGCAGATCCTGAACGACCTCCTGAGCGCCACCCGGCACTACCAGGGCATGCCCCCTTCGCTGGCCCAGCTCCGCTGCCACGCCCAGTGCTCCCCGGCCTCGCCGGCCCCCGACCTGGCCCCCAGAACTACCTCCTGCGAGAAGCTCACGGccgccccctcagcctccctgctGCAGGGCCAGAGCCAGATCCGCATGTGCAAGCCCCCGG GGGACCGGCTTCGGCAGACGGAAAACCGCGCCACGCGCTGCAAGGTGGAACGGCTGCAGCTGCTTCTGCAGCAGAAACGGCTCCGTAGAAAGGCCCGGCGGGACGCGCGGGGTCCGTACCACTGGTCACCCAGCCGCAAGGCCGGCCGCAGCGACAGCAGTAGCAGCGGGGGCGGCGGCAGCCCCAGCGAGGCCTCCGGCTTGGGCCTCGACTTCGAGGACTCCGTGTGGAAGCCAGAAGTCAACCCTGACATCAAGTCAGAGTTCGTGGTGGCTTAG
- the MIDN gene encoding midnolin isoform X1, producing the protein MEPQPGGARSCRRGAPGGACELGPAAEAAPMSLAIHSTTGTRYDLAVPPDETVEGLRKRLSQRLKVPKERLALLHKDTRLSSGKLQEFGVGDGSKLTLVPTVEAGLMSQASRPEQSVMQALESLTETQVRPRQPLPNRAALEAGCLGHRRGLGVVCAPRRLGEGRGRATPPGCQPGLASPPPLPQDSPPDPEGFLSHGGCPGGRGPGFHKTACRMTLACGASSLLTPPPASPAPSAPTEEPPSSRCGFPRASFSFFTFLLGAGGGGLGDTPSAFRDPHRERVGISSPSPPLSGLCSLPRKGWGRGCPALGPARPRQDVRKIFSKRPGGRLGLALTRFPVLLQTFFFFSFFPHFLGCGQAFLRQGPWPPPRRVTQASAIRPLPGWGTQAATRPSKGWPASRASLAPRPAPPSAFPAACRVLPFPYIAGAGRGPGAGWSAMGVATAAAAVAWGQSRGPEPGRGLQVISWGECEQSSPPLGGCGWQGAQGVLASHPPPWAPASGRSWVGRGLGGCAGRRHWAPQGCFPAWHRVMPAH; encoded by the exons ATGGAGCCGCAGCCCGGCGGCGCCCGGAGCTGCCGGCGCGGGGCCCCCGGCGGCGCCTGCGAGCTGGGCCCGGCGGCCGAGGCGGCGCCCATGAGCCTGGCCATCCACAGCACCACGGGCACCCGCTACGACCTGGCCGTGCCGCCCGACGAGACGGTGGAGGGGCTGCGCAAGCGGTTGTCCCAGCGCCTCAAAGTGCCCAAGGAGCGCCTGGCTCTTCTCCACAAAGACAC CCGGCTCAGTTCGGGGAAGCTGCAGGAGTTCGGCGTGGGTGATGGCAGCAAGCTGACCTTGGTACCCACCGTGGAAGCGGGCCTCATG TCTCAGGCCTCAAGGCCGGAACAGTCCGTGATGCAAGCCCTCGAGAGTCTCACGGAGACGCAGGTAAGACCTCGCCAGCCCCTTCCTAACAGGGCAGCCCTGGAGGCAGGGTGCCTTGGCCACCGACGGGGCCTGGGGGTTGTCTGTGCTcccaggaggctgggggaggggaggggacgcgCCACCCCGCCTGGGTgccagcctggcctggcctccccacctcctctccccCAAGATTCACCACCTGACCCGGAGGGCTTTCTCTCCCACGGTGGCTGCCCTGGGGGAAGGGGGCCTGGCTTTCACAAGACTGCCTGCAGGATGACCTTGGCCTGTGGGGCCTCATCCCTGCTCACACCCCCGCCTGCATCCCCAGCCCCCTCCGCCCCCACCGAGGAGCCCCCTTCCAGCCGCTGTGGCTTCCCCAGAGCGAGTTTCTCCTTTTTTACATttctgctgggggctgggggcggcGGCCTGGGTGACACTCCTTCCGCCTTCCGTGACCCCCATCGTGAGAGGGTGGGGATCTCGtcgccctcccctcctctctctggcCTTTGTTCTCTACCCCGaaaggggtgggggcgggggtgccCAGCTCTGGGGCCAGCGAGGCCTAGACAGGATGTTAGGAAAATATTTAGTAAgcggccaggagggaggctggggctggcccTCACCCGCTTCCCGGTTTTgctgcagacttttttttttttctccttctttcctcattttcttggCTGCGGCCAAGCCTTCCTCAGACAAGGGCCCTGGCCACCTCCCAGGAGGGTGACACAGGCCTCAGCAATCCGCCCGCTGCCAGGGTGGGGGACGCAGGCTGCCACCCGCCCCAGCAAGGGGTGGCCGGCTTCCCGGGCCTCCCTGGCCCCGAGGCCCGCACCCCCTTCCGCTTTCCCAGCGGCATGTAGAGTCCTGCCCTTTCCCTACATTGCGGGGGCAGGGCGGGGGCCGGGAGCTGGGTGGTCTGCCATGGGGGtggccacagcagcagcagcagtggcgtGGGGGCAGAGCCGGGGTCCCGAGCCAGGGCGGGGGCTGCAGGTGATTTCCTGGGGCGAGTGTGAGCAGAGCTCCCCGCCGCTGGGGGGCTGCGGTTGGCAGGGGGCCCAGGGCGTGTTGGCTTCACACCCTCCTCCCTGGGCGCCTGCGTCAGGAAGGAGCTGGGTTGGTAGGGGGCTGGGGGGGTGTGCTGGGCGGAGACACTGGGCTCCCCAGGGTTGCTTCCCTGCCTGGCACCGAGTCATGCCCGCCCATTAG
- the MIDN gene encoding midnolin isoform X5, protein MEPQPGGARSCRRGAPGGACELGPAAEAAPMSLAIHSTTGTRYDLAVPPDETVEGLRKRLSQRLKVPKERLALLHKDTRLSSGKLQEFGVGDGSKLTLVPTVEAGLMSQASRPEQSVMQALESLTETQVSDFLSGRSPLTLALRVGDHMMFVQLQLAAQHAPLQHRHVLAAAAAAAAARGDPSIASPVSSPCRPVSSAARVPPVPTSPSPASPSPITAGSFRSHAASTTCPEMDCSPTASSSASPGASTTSTPGASPAPRSRKPGAVIESFVNHAPGVFSGTFSGTLHPNCQDSSGRPRRDIGTILQILNDLLSATRHYQGMPPSLAQLRCHAQCSPASPAPDLAPRTTSCEKLTAAPSASLLQGQSQIRMCKPPGDRLRQTENRATRCKVERLQLLLQQKRLRRKARRDARGPYHWSPSRKAGRSDSSSSGGGGSPSEASGLGLDFEDSVWKPEVNPDIKSEFVVA, encoded by the exons ATGGAGCCGCAGCCCGGCGGCGCCCGGAGCTGCCGGCGCGGGGCCCCCGGCGGCGCCTGCGAGCTGGGCCCGGCGGCCGAGGCGGCGCCCATGAGCCTGGCCATCCACAGCACCACGGGCACCCGCTACGACCTGGCCGTGCCGCCCGACGAGACGGTGGAGGGGCTGCGCAAGCGGTTGTCCCAGCGCCTCAAAGTGCCCAAGGAGCGCCTGGCTCTTCTCCACAAAGACAC CCGGCTCAGTTCGGGGAAGCTGCAGGAGTTCGGCGTGGGTGATGGCAGCAAGCTGACCTTGGTACCCACCGTGGAAGCGGGCCTCATG TCTCAGGCCTCAAGGCCGGAACAGTCCGTGATGCAAGCCCTCGAGAGTCTCACGGAGACGCAG GTCAGTGACTTCCTGTCGGGCCGTTCGCCACTGACACTGGCCTTGCGTGTGGGCGACCACATGATGTTCGTGCAGCTGCAGCTCGCGGCCCAGCACGCTCCACTGCAACACCGCCATGTGCTGgccgccgcggccgccgccgctgctgcgcGGGGGGACCCCAGCATAGCCTCCCCCGTGTCCTCGCCCTGCCGGCCGGTGTCCAGTGCCGCCCGAGTCCCCCCGGTGCCCACCAGCCCGTCCCCTGCATCTCCCTCGCCCATCACAGCCGGCTCCTTCCGGTCCCACGCAGCCTCCACCACCTGCCCGGAG ATGGACTGCTCCCCCACGGCCAGCAGCAGTGCCAGTCCTGGTGCCAGCACCACGTCTACCCCAGGGGCCAGCCCTGCCCCCCGCTCCCGAAAACCCGGCGCCGTCATCGAGAGCTTTGTGAATCACGCCCCGGGGGTCTTCTCAGGGACCTTCTCTG GCACGCTACACCCCAACTGCCAAGACAGCAGCGGGCGGCCGCGGCGTGACATCGGCACCATCCTGCAGATCCTGAACGACCTCCTGAGCGCCACCCGGCACTACCAGGGCATGCCCCCTTCGCTGGCCCAGCTCCGCTGCCACGCCCAGTGCTCCCCGGCCTCGCCGGCCCCCGACCTGGCCCCCAGAACTACCTCCTGCGAGAAGCTCACGGccgccccctcagcctccctgctGCAGGGCCAGAGCCAGATCCGCATGTGCAAGCCCCCGG GGGACCGGCTTCGGCAGACGGAAAACCGCGCCACGCGCTGCAAGGTGGAACGGCTGCAGCTGCTTCTGCAGCAGAAACGGCTCCGTAGAAAGGCCCGGCGGGACGCGCGGGGTCCGTACCACTGGTCACCCAGCCGCAAGGCCGGCCGCAGCGACAGCAGTAGCAGCGGGGGCGGCGGCAGCCCCAGCGAGGCCTCCGGCTTGGGCCTCGACTTCGAGGACTCCGTGTGGAAGCCAGAAGTCAACCCTGACATCAAGTCAGAGTTCGTGGTGGCTTAG
- the MIDN gene encoding midnolin isoform X3 has translation MEPQPGGARSCRRGAPGGACELGPAAEAAPMSLAIHSTTGTRYDLAVPPDETVEGLRKRLSQRLKVPKERLALLHKDTRLSSGKLQEFGVGDGSKLTLVPTVEAGLMSQASRPEQSVMQALESLTETQPPAAPGPGRAGGGGFRKYRFILFKRPWHRQGPQSPERGGERPQVSDFLSGRSPLTLALRVGDHMMFVQLQLAAQHAPLQHRHVLAAAAAAAAARGDPSIASPVSSPCRPVSSAARVPPVPTSPSPASPSPITAGSFRSHAASTTCPEMDCSPTASSSASPGASTTSTPGASPAPRSRKPGAVIESFVNHAPGVFSGTFSGTLHPNCQDSSGRPRRDIGTILQILNDLLSATRHYQGMPPSLAQLRCHAQCSPASPAPDLAPRTTSCEKLTAAPSASLLQGQSQIRMCKPPGDRLRQTENRATRCKVERLQLLLQQKRLRRKARRDARGPYHWSPSRKAGRSDSSSSGGGGSPSEASGLGLDFEDSVWKPEVNPDIKSEFVVA, from the exons ATGGAGCCGCAGCCCGGCGGCGCCCGGAGCTGCCGGCGCGGGGCCCCCGGCGGCGCCTGCGAGCTGGGCCCGGCGGCCGAGGCGGCGCCCATGAGCCTGGCCATCCACAGCACCACGGGCACCCGCTACGACCTGGCCGTGCCGCCCGACGAGACGGTGGAGGGGCTGCGCAAGCGGTTGTCCCAGCGCCTCAAAGTGCCCAAGGAGCGCCTGGCTCTTCTCCACAAAGACAC CCGGCTCAGTTCGGGGAAGCTGCAGGAGTTCGGCGTGGGTGATGGCAGCAAGCTGACCTTGGTACCCACCGTGGAAGCGGGCCTCATG TCTCAGGCCTCAAGGCCGGAACAGTCCGTGATGCAAGCCCTCGAGAGTCTCACGGAGACGCAG CCCCCAGCGGCgcccgggccgggccgggctggCGGAGGAGGCTTCCGGAAATACAGATTCATTTTATTTAAGCGTCCGTGGCACCGACAGGGACCCCAGAGCCCAGAGAGGGGCGGCGAGAGGCCCCAG GTCAGTGACTTCCTGTCGGGCCGTTCGCCACTGACACTGGCCTTGCGTGTGGGCGACCACATGATGTTCGTGCAGCTGCAGCTCGCGGCCCAGCACGCTCCACTGCAACACCGCCATGTGCTGgccgccgcggccgccgccgctgctgcgcGGGGGGACCCCAGCATAGCCTCCCCCGTGTCCTCGCCCTGCCGGCCGGTGTCCAGTGCCGCCCGAGTCCCCCCGGTGCCCACCAGCCCGTCCCCTGCATCTCCCTCGCCCATCACAGCCGGCTCCTTCCGGTCCCACGCAGCCTCCACCACCTGCCCGGAG ATGGACTGCTCCCCCACGGCCAGCAGCAGTGCCAGTCCTGGTGCCAGCACCACGTCTACCCCAGGGGCCAGCCCTGCCCCCCGCTCCCGAAAACCCGGCGCCGTCATCGAGAGCTTTGTGAATCACGCCCCGGGGGTCTTCTCAGGGACCTTCTCTG GCACGCTACACCCCAACTGCCAAGACAGCAGCGGGCGGCCGCGGCGTGACATCGGCACCATCCTGCAGATCCTGAACGACCTCCTGAGCGCCACCCGGCACTACCAGGGCATGCCCCCTTCGCTGGCCCAGCTCCGCTGCCACGCCCAGTGCTCCCCGGCCTCGCCGGCCCCCGACCTGGCCCCCAGAACTACCTCCTGCGAGAAGCTCACGGccgccccctcagcctccctgctGCAGGGCCAGAGCCAGATCCGCATGTGCAAGCCCCCGG GGGACCGGCTTCGGCAGACGGAAAACCGCGCCACGCGCTGCAAGGTGGAACGGCTGCAGCTGCTTCTGCAGCAGAAACGGCTCCGTAGAAAGGCCCGGCGGGACGCGCGGGGTCCGTACCACTGGTCACCCAGCCGCAAGGCCGGCCGCAGCGACAGCAGTAGCAGCGGGGGCGGCGGCAGCCCCAGCGAGGCCTCCGGCTTGGGCCTCGACTTCGAGGACTCCGTGTGGAAGCCAGAAGTCAACCCTGACATCAAGTCAGAGTTCGTGGTGGCTTAG
- the MIDN gene encoding midnolin isoform X2, translating to MEPQPGGARSCRRGAPGGACELGPAAEAAPMSLAIHSTTGTRYDLAVPPDETVEGLRKRLSQRLKVPKERLALLHKDTRLSSGKLQEFGVGDGSKLTLVPTVEAGLMSQASRPEQSVMQALESLTETQPPAAPGPGRAGGGGFRKYRFILFKRPWHRQGPQSPERGGERPQVSDFLSGRSPLTLALRVGDHMMFVQLQLAAQHAPLQHRHVLAAAAAAAAARGDPSIASPVSSPCRPVSSAARVPPVPTSPSPASPSPITAGSFRSHAASTTCPEQMDCSPTASSSASPGASTTSTPGASPAPRSRKPGAVIESFVNHAPGVFSGTFSGTLHPNCQDSSGRPRRDIGTILQILNDLLSATRHYQGMPPSLAQLRCHAQCSPASPAPDLAPRTTSCEKLTAAPSASLLQGQSQIRMCKPPGDRLRQTENRATRCKVERLQLLLQQKRLRRKARRDARGPYHWSPSRKAGRSDSSSSGGGGSPSEASGLGLDFEDSVWKPEVNPDIKSEFVVA from the exons ATGGAGCCGCAGCCCGGCGGCGCCCGGAGCTGCCGGCGCGGGGCCCCCGGCGGCGCCTGCGAGCTGGGCCCGGCGGCCGAGGCGGCGCCCATGAGCCTGGCCATCCACAGCACCACGGGCACCCGCTACGACCTGGCCGTGCCGCCCGACGAGACGGTGGAGGGGCTGCGCAAGCGGTTGTCCCAGCGCCTCAAAGTGCCCAAGGAGCGCCTGGCTCTTCTCCACAAAGACAC CCGGCTCAGTTCGGGGAAGCTGCAGGAGTTCGGCGTGGGTGATGGCAGCAAGCTGACCTTGGTACCCACCGTGGAAGCGGGCCTCATG TCTCAGGCCTCAAGGCCGGAACAGTCCGTGATGCAAGCCCTCGAGAGTCTCACGGAGACGCAG CCCCCAGCGGCgcccgggccgggccgggctggCGGAGGAGGCTTCCGGAAATACAGATTCATTTTATTTAAGCGTCCGTGGCACCGACAGGGACCCCAGAGCCCAGAGAGGGGCGGCGAGAGGCCCCAG GTCAGTGACTTCCTGTCGGGCCGTTCGCCACTGACACTGGCCTTGCGTGTGGGCGACCACATGATGTTCGTGCAGCTGCAGCTCGCGGCCCAGCACGCTCCACTGCAACACCGCCATGTGCTGgccgccgcggccgccgccgctgctgcgcGGGGGGACCCCAGCATAGCCTCCCCCGTGTCCTCGCCCTGCCGGCCGGTGTCCAGTGCCGCCCGAGTCCCCCCGGTGCCCACCAGCCCGTCCCCTGCATCTCCCTCGCCCATCACAGCCGGCTCCTTCCGGTCCCACGCAGCCTCCACCACCTGCCCGGAG CAGATGGACTGCTCCCCCACGGCCAGCAGCAGTGCCAGTCCTGGTGCCAGCACCACGTCTACCCCAGGGGCCAGCCCTGCCCCCCGCTCCCGAAAACCCGGCGCCGTCATCGAGAGCTTTGTGAATCACGCCCCGGGGGTCTTCTCAGGGACCTTCTCTG GCACGCTACACCCCAACTGCCAAGACAGCAGCGGGCGGCCGCGGCGTGACATCGGCACCATCCTGCAGATCCTGAACGACCTCCTGAGCGCCACCCGGCACTACCAGGGCATGCCCCCTTCGCTGGCCCAGCTCCGCTGCCACGCCCAGTGCTCCCCGGCCTCGCCGGCCCCCGACCTGGCCCCCAGAACTACCTCCTGCGAGAAGCTCACGGccgccccctcagcctccctgctGCAGGGCCAGAGCCAGATCCGCATGTGCAAGCCCCCGG GGGACCGGCTTCGGCAGACGGAAAACCGCGCCACGCGCTGCAAGGTGGAACGGCTGCAGCTGCTTCTGCAGCAGAAACGGCTCCGTAGAAAGGCCCGGCGGGACGCGCGGGGTCCGTACCACTGGTCACCCAGCCGCAAGGCCGGCCGCAGCGACAGCAGTAGCAGCGGGGGCGGCGGCAGCCCCAGCGAGGCCTCCGGCTTGGGCCTCGACTTCGAGGACTCCGTGTGGAAGCCAGAAGTCAACCCTGACATCAAGTCAGAGTTCGTGGTGGCTTAG